DNA from Candidatus Hydrogenedentota bacterium:
TCCCCGGACAGGGGCACAATGTCGGCCACCGTGCCCAGCGCGGCGATGTCCAGATCGTTCGGGGTTCCGTTCAGCGCCGTGGCCAGTTTTAGGGCGACCCCCGCCCCGCAGAGCCCGCGCGCCGGATGCCCCTCGGGCTCGATGCGGGGATTCAGCACCGCCACCACTTCGGGAAGCCGGTCCTCGACGCTGTGGTGGTCGGTGACAATCAGGTCCACTCCGAGTTCCCGCGCCCGGTCCACCGCGGCAAAGGCGTTTATGCCGTTGTCCACGGTGATGAGCAGACTGACCCCCCTTGCATGGGCCTCCTCCACCTGATCGGGCATGAGGCCGTAGCCGTCGCGCATGCGGTCGGGCATTCCCTGGAAGACCCGTTCCACGCCGAAACGGCGCAGGCCCCGGGTCATGATGGCGGTGGCGGACACGCCGTCCACATCGTAGTCGCCGAAGACCGTCACGGTCTCCCCGGCGTCCCGCGCGCGCGTGATCCGCGCCACGGCCTCCCGCATGCCGGTCATCAGAAAGGGATCAAAAAGGTGTGAAAGCGAGGGGTTGAGAAAGCGCTCCGCCTCCCCGGGGGTTCGGATGCCGCGCAGCAGCATGAGCTGCGCGACGATGGGGGGCACGCCCGCGCCGCGCGCCAGCGCCAGGGCCGCGGGCCGGTCGGAGGGGGCGATGCGCCACACGGGCCTTGTGAGCGTGGTCATAGGCGCGCCCGCGCGATGGCCGCGATGCGGGCAACAACCTCGTCCGCGGCCAGGTTCGTGGTGTCCACCAGCACCGCGTCGTCGGCGCGGCGCAGGGGCGAGTCCGCGCGGCGCATGCTTTTCTCGTCCCGTTCGCGGATTTCCGCCAAAAGCCGGTCAAAGTCCACCGGAGTGCCCCCGGCCTCCAGTTCGGAGGCGCGCCGGCGCGCCCGGCACTCCAGCGACGCGTCCAGGTAGATTTTGCATTTTGCCTTCGGGAAGACGACCGTGCCGATGTCCCGGCCCTCGGCCACCGTGGGGCGCGCCTCGCCGAAACGGCGTTGAAGCTCCACCAGCGTCCTGCGCACCGCCGAATTCTGGTCGAGCTTGTAGATGAGCCGGGTCACCTCAGGCGTGCGGATGGCCGCGGTCACCTCCTCGCCGTCCACCAGGACGCG
Protein-coding regions in this window:
- a CDS encoding (d)CMP kinase, producing the protein MSGATQIVAIDGPAGAGKSTVARRVAAALGFSFLDTGAMYRAATWRALRHGMDLDDAAALESSTREMRLEMEETDSGQRVLVDGEEVTAAIRTPEVTRLIYKLDQNSAVRRTLVELQRRFGEARPTVAEGRDIGTVVFPKAKCKIYLDASLECRARRRASELEAGGTPVDFDRLLAEIRERDEKSMRRADSPLRRADDAVLVDTTNLAADEVVARIAAIARARL